The DNA segment TGCATTCAATTCATACTTCATGAGAAGATGAATTGCTTGATTTTGCATACATATGCTGGGCAAGGAAAGCAAATAACCAAAACATGTCTTCTTAAAAAGCTTTAAACCATTTTCAGacagtaaatccttgatttggcCAAGAATAGTGGGGCCGGATAATGTCTGAAACCTAATGATCCCATAATCAATATTAGGAGGTACAAAAAATGATCCATTCTgcagcaaaagaaaaagaaagttattaaaataaggctcaaaactagaaaataaaataactacatttataatacaatttaactacaatcaGATAAATAGAGTTAAAAACAGaacacaaaataactacaattatattacaatttatctacaatctttaaaacagagtaaataccAGGCAAAATGTTTATATAACAATGTATCTACAATCAGAAACCATAAATGTACAATAAATCTACACAATGTAGACAAATTTTCTACaactacaaaaacaaaaattatgtTGATTAATAAGAATGAGAACAAAGTTTTTtagctttaaaaaaaaatatattgttgAAACTACTAAATGTTTACCTTCACCAAAGACTGTTGGGGAACAGTTttagaagatttttgaactttcttcttttttgaagGTTTTACATTAGGAGACACTCTAACTTTTTTTGCAACTTTAATGATAGTTTCTTCTTCGACGAAATCATCATCGAAATCAAtctctttgcctttcctttttgcATATTTGACAGGTATCAACGATTCACCAGCATCAATATCGTGCTTTTGTTTTGTATGAGCTTCTGCCCTATCTTCACGAGGGGAAAGCCTGGGCTTGTTCTCTTTTTCTGCATGAGCTGATTTTGAAGCCTTTTTGGGTGAATTCTCTGAGAAAACACCCAAATCAAATGTAGGAATATCGGCTCCTTTATCTTTTTTAGGGCTGATctttgaagctatttttttcttcaTTGAAAATCAAGCGAAGCACAAACGTTAATGGAGGAGATTTTTTGCAGAAGAGAGTAAAAATTTAGAATGGTTTTTGAAGAAGAGAGGAAATAGGCGCTAATGGAGGGATTCTGAAGTTTGTGGAGAGAGAATCATGTTTGAGTGCAAGATACGTGGGGGAGGGGGTGGGATGTGGAGAGAGAATCGTGGGAGAGTGGAAGATACGTTAGAGTTATTTTAGGACACTAATTACTATCATTAATTACCttaaaaatgtacataaatgataattaggtatataatatgtaattatattaaaacttgagtagggaggatAATATAGTTTCAATATAAAAATTCCATATATAAATTCGCAAAGATGTAGCCCAGCCATAATAGGCCATATCTGAATAATGAACATCATTTCCATTTCTTTTTATTCTGATCTTCAAGCGCAAAAATTCTATGATTTCTAAATCATAACAAAACCTAACGTAAATTGATCTTATACTTTCCTATCGCATCTACAAAGAGCAAAACCAGCCACAATCCAACTAGAAAAAACTAAattttcttcttccccaaattcAAAAGAGCAGAGACTGGAATATATAAATTGGAAGAATTTGCTTCAAGTTCGTGATTTGGCAGGGAAATCAATTAAAGAAATGGACTTTATACATAAATTATTCGAGCAATGATAAGAACAACACAAAAAAATCAATTTCTATTTTTGTCGACGGAAGTTTACACTATATACATTCTTCATAGTGGTGAATGTGTTAATGACAATTAGGATAgtgcatatatatttttatacacCGGTATGCAAAAAATTATACACACTTATACAAATTTTCTAAAATATATTTACACTTGTATATATAATTAGTCTTTGGCCATGCACGTTGTGCTTGTACCCCTTATCAgtgaatataaaattttaaaaatgacatAGATATTATTCATAAAACAATCAAATATAAGTTCCTCGAAATGCTAACTTGTTCATTCTAACTAAGTCAAGAGAGGAATTGAAGAAATCCCGCCCTACATGTAAAAGTCCTTTGGATATTCTGATCCATATTGTAATTTAGCTATATGATTTTTTATGTTTTGTGTAGAAGTTCGAAACAATAGGCAAAATATGCTGGCTTATATGTAATCCTTTAATTAGTATCGAATAAGATCACTGTGTGAAGTCAAATAAGTGGAAGTTTAGAAATGAAACTTGATATAAActaagagtccaccaaactatgtAGAGAACTAGGTTCTCTATAAGTTCCCACGGAACGCACGCACACAGCAGTAAGTAAATGATACAATGgaattttatgtggaaaactcccagctcacgggattaaaaatcacgacctacccttgtaggatttaaACTTCAAtactgagcaaactttagattacaacctattgtaacctaggaattaacctcttaatccctcactaacttctttattacaagccactttgtaataactctattataaagacttacaactcgactaattctagccaagacacaaacacaagacTTATGATTTTACAAagatttcctacacaatgcttctaactaagctaagtaggaattacaagtaaagtgCTTTAACAAAGATGCAACACAACTAAGGATATGTAATGACTCAATACAGGAAACTGGCCCttcgttatgttgttctttgGTCTTGATGCTCTTGAGAATCACTTGCAAGATTGACATAGACTTGAGAGAATGCTTGATCGATTCTTGAATGTGCAAGtattttgttttacctttgcttgatgttaataactcatttgtgacatcacttgaaAGATGCAAGCAAGTTAGGTAAAGGGCATTCCCCATAACGTTGACTGCTGCACTATTTTTGCACTGTTGCgcgtgcaggcagcaactttacagCTGTGGGGAGTTGACTTGTACAGTCACCACGGGAGCTGGTGGCCatcttgtcacgccccaaaaccgaggagcgcgaccagcgctcaaccgagtgaacccgaccgagcaagcctgttaaattttcttctacccaaactcatccacgaatgaagataatacatatttttcaTTAACTAGACAAAAACGTGATCAtatctacaataccaattcattatcaatagttttcatcatttttaaagtctcaaatgggacaagtaatacaaccacaacataacatagtttgtcttttccagcaccaatacacaacccacactatgtctacggagcttctatagataaagaagagcacaatgataatgccggcaataaggccccggctatacctcaaacagaatacacaaagaacaaaagatacatgaccccgggatgaagtggggctcaccaagtcagctgggaagaaggtatactgctatcactgatcaatacctcttgatgtggaaccacctgcatccatttaaagatgtagcgcccccggcaaaatggacgttagtactgccgaatagtactagtatgaaaaccaaacaccaatttaagaatttagaaatacaatatgaatatgatgaatcagggcgacaatagaataatatagataaccgtttaaaccaGAACAATCTTATTGAGAGCTATCAATAAcgtttataggatttaagatgagatcctctgtaacaattttcacacaaagcggccctgccgcctcacccgatgtatgcatgtagaggtgtaagtacaataccataactctactcaagcggtcctgccgcctcaccccaatgcatgcgggtggatgtataaccacagtaccacgAACCTATACAAAgaggctatgccgcctcaccccaatatatgcgggtgaaaatgcatcaacgatatTAATACCAACACAAAACGGCTATgccgtctcaccccaatatatacatgtgggtggtggtgccacaacaataccaaaactatagaTAAAGTGGTCGTattgcctcaccccaatgtatgcgggtagaggtgcagtcccacaataccataatccctacacaaagtggtcatgccacctcaccccaatatatgcgggtggaggtgtatcacaatcccaatctctacacaacttggcataatatctttcacataaatcacgacttgaaagtataacatgtggatacacaattcatagtttggaacacatcctcaatttataatgcaatatgataagagcatttaaaatacgaattgaacatatatctttatcacaaaacttatcagAATATTcgatttgtaatcaacatcttggaacttacaagaaTAAtaggaattccaattcttaaagaagagtttagccaacatacttcaattgagcttccttaaactctaaaatattttggaattcttagcaactttaatctattttagaaatatgacaaattgaaccaaaattaggaagatgatcatggttctagctcatttgagcattttatcaaacattaggtttgcataaggtttcaatgtcttttcatggaggattccatcatcccacaacccaatctttatcatttttagctcaacaatcttcctacaccctttgataacacatgcatgtaaaataaacaactctcatgccccaaacattatcttgctaattacccatttctagacaaaattcgaaattgaggattagggtgtagaatcttactaCTAGGATGAAAACCTAGTGAATTTCTCTTattaatcttccaaaatttgagcaagaattgaaaaataattattgaggaacaccttctcactctagggcactctctctcactctaaaatattagatgttagctcaaaaatggccaaaaaagtgtatttaacgaagtagggtcaggtgttaaaaacccaaaaatagagctccggaacaaggtctatgatcgcatatgcgatttcataatcgatatgcggaccgcatatcggtcgcacaatttggcctccaaaactgGGCGTGACTGACTTGGTTTGCGATCATTATGCgtcccgcagacctgttctgcggtcgcataatacaccgcagaattggtctgcggtcgcataatgcgccgcaaaccTAGTCTCCAAACCTCCCCTTTCCtgtctcactctgcgaccattatgcggtccatagagtgattctgcgaccacGTAGTGGGCCGAAGAAACGTCTTCTTTTGCCGAAAATGTTCCTTTATCCCttagtgcattgttcaacccaaaaagtgcGAGCCGTGGCGAGCAAGCTCGCAgtgaagaatttctataatcctcaataTGTAAAACCAATTcagcaccatgaaacattattttcttttgcaaaattttacggggccttacacatctgttccctctgttgttcctttaactctgaagagttgaaccaTGTCCCCGAACTGAGACTTGTTGTTCTTTAAGTATTgaggatgtgtaacaggttccttctatggttcttatcattaagtttgttagatcatcaaaacataacagggATACATatataacctatcaatttccccctttttgatgataacAAACCCCATAAGAGCCAGAATGGTAGATCAGTTTCCTATATTCCCCCTGAATTTTTTCCTCGGCTTGTTCCCCCTCAATTATtttccccccttttggcatcatacaAAGATCAGTAGCAAGCaataagcaaaaagaagtctagcttggataactcatgccacatgtgtGCACACAATCATGACTAAAATCAGAGCAAAAGAGTAAGACATACACAACAAAAAGGATGAAACTTtcaataattattgaaaattaagCTGGGAGCAGTTCCATTGTTACcaaaacatccacaaaataaaaacaacaaaaggTACCAGTCATAAACATTATTAAGACTAAAAACAGAGGATGGACACTAGGAACTTGACGCTGGGAACATGACGGCTACTAAGGAGCACTGGAAGGGGAAGCACTGGAGGCTGAAGAAGAGGCAAGGGTTCTAAGAAGGATGTTCATGCGAGCATTTGCAGAACCTTGATCGTTTAGCAGTCTATTCTTCAGGTCCTCAACCTATTTCCTGAGAGCAGTATTTTCCTTTGTCAGCGCGAGCAACCTTTGTGTTTTGGGCACCACTGGATCCAGCTTCTTCGTGGGCCTGACTGAGCTGATTTTCGGGAATGGCATTCCGAGCCTTCAACTTCCTTATTTCTTCAGTGACACTATTTTGAGCGTTGATCAGTTGAGAAATAGTCGAAGTGCTGCCAACCCCTCCACTCCTATCAATGCACTCACACTCTTCAAGGGTGGTTTTGGAGAAAGATTACTTGCGAGTTCCTACTTTAGCCTGTCCCAATGGAaccttgaaaaattcaaaaactttAGTGAGGAGAAACCCATAAGGCAACCCATGATTACCTTCCTTGAACTctgctattttcttcaaaaattcaaaaactttaGTGAGGAGAAACCCATAGTGCTTCCATGAGAACTAAGTATGCTCATGATGTAATGGAGCATCTTTTAGCACGTGGGAGTAGAACGTTGTTCACTATTTTGAATAGCAGTTGGTACATTGGAAGGAGGGCCTTCTTGTGTACCCGTTTCCCTTGTTGTACTGCCTTATCCTTCACAATGGTGTTTCTAAAATTTGTAGAGCAGACCCCGTCAATGGAGGACATTCCATCAGTGGACACGCCCAAAATGGCTCCCAGTACAGTAGTGTCCATCACAAAATTAACACCGTTCACTTTCAGAAAAATGCTATCATCCTCAACTATGAAGAAGTCGATATAGAAATTACGCACTTCTGCCTCATATACTCTGGGATTTTCACTTGTGAACAGATGTGTCCACTGTTGGAATTCATAGATCTCCACCAATTGGCGCATTCCTGACATATCCAGAATATCAGGGGAAAATGTACGGCCCCACAGTACCTTTTGGATTCTCAATTTTTCCCTGCTAGAATCCTGGGAAGCACCAACCTTGGTCTTcttggaggaaccaggttcctcagtGGCATCGGCCTTCCTTTTCACTAATTTTCTAGCACTCTTTCTTTTCTCTGTAGATGTTTTAGACACCCTTTTCTTAGACACTCTTTCAACCAGTTCTTCAGTCTTCTTATCTCCAAGTTCCTCAACCACCTTTCCACCAGATGTTTCAccttcatcatttttcaaacccatACCACTTACAAATGACTCTTTCTTCGACGTTGGAATTGTAAGTTTCTTTGAGGActtacgaactaaggaaccaggttcctcatctACCTCATCATCTATATCGACAACTAGTGCTGGAGGCAGTACCCTCTCATTTACAAATATCCCATCCTTCTCcaatctctttttcttctttccctcTTTTCGTTTCCTTAAAACTAACTCAAATTCTTCCTTCTTCTGCAACCTCGTGATAGGTCTCTTAGAAGTGGACCCCTGGGGAGGTGCCTTTCTACTCCTAGCATTAATAAAGCTCACCAGCTCCATATTATAATAATCTTCTCCCTCACTATTCTCATTCTCCTCCTCAGACAGATATCACATCGCAGGAACCATAATTGATAATGGCTTAGCGTAGAAATAAAGAGAGGGGGCGGGATCAATACTGACCTGGAACTCTTGTTAAGAACTAGGGGTTTTATCACTATTAGAGCCATAGGGCGCTTCTGGGGTGGAGGGATCATGTCCCTCAGTTGGTTCCCCAGTTGTACTCTCAGGTGCCGAGGTTTCAACAGGCACCATTTCCCTATCCTCGACCTCTATACCATTATCTTCCCCCTGAAACTTAGACATTCTCTCATAACCTTCAATCAGACTTCCCTCAGCAGCATTGAAAGCATATTTTTTATAGCTTTCTATTTTTGTAACTCCAAAGTAACTTCAGAATGCATAAGAGGATCATTACTTGTAGGATCAAAGCCCGGGGATGCCATTGTCGATTCATCACTGGTATAACCTACACCTTGTTCTTTAGCAGAACTTTCTTCCACTGGTAGACTAGaaatttcttgattttcttctCCATCCATTTTATCTTCGTCAACCATCTTTTCCGGTGAGGCAGAAGTAGAGGTCACGGCCACAAATTTCTTGGGAGTAGATATTTTGCGACTCCAATGAGAACCAGAACTCGACTGGGTTGGAGAGGAAGTAGAGGGTGGTTGTGACTCTAACTTAGAGTTTGGACTAGTCAGAACATGGAGTGTGGAATCTATCACTGGTGTTGCAGCGAATGAGGACACAGTGGGGATGATGCTTAGAACATTTTGTATTTCCTGATTGTCATACATGGTGGAGTGTAGTTAGTTGAAGAGGAGTATTTGAAGAAGGAAAAAGGGAATTTTGGATTCTTGATGTGAATAGTTTTGAAAGTGATTGTGAATGGATTTATTTAAGAGGAGTGAGAGACAGGTTGGGTATAAATTTCTGGTAGTCAGGTCGCTTCATAAAGGTTGAGACGCTTGGATTCAAGAAGCAAAAATAAACTGACAATTTAATGATATGACACCATTTCAGCCATTTAAAACATTGTGCATGAGAGTATAGAGGAACTACTAACCTGTGTCAAAGGAACTAGGTTCCCTGACAGAGTTTGAAAATGTAAGCCTCATCCTTTGACCAACATGCAATGCATTAGCTACTTGTCTGCTCTATAATCGTCATGCGTgtctacctgtaacggtatagagGTAAGTTAGACTGCGCTAGAAAACATTTTCCAGCTATTTTACATGTACATTCTTTTGTAGCtaatcatcgagggaccaggtcctCAGCTTGATTTTATCAATCCTAGTGCCATGCGATTCTTTTCAAAGCGCTCTTTGCTCAgtgttttggtgaagatatctgcaatttgatcttctatGCTACAAAACTTCATGCAGATGAGCCCTTTATCAACATTGTCTCTGAGGAAGTGATGTCGCATATCAATATGCTTTGTTCTCTTATGTTGGACAGGAttttttgccatgttgagagcacTAGTGTTGTCACATAGTAAGGGCACGCAATCAGAAAACACACTGAAATCTTCGAGCTGTTACTTGATTGACAatagttgagcacaacaagaggcaactGCCACTTACTCCGCCTAAGCAGTTGAAAGGGCTACTGAGTTATGTTTTCTTGTGCCCCATGAGATTAGACACGAGCCCAAAAAATGTTCCATACCAAaagtgcttttcctatccaccaGATAACCAACATAGTCAGCATCAACATACCCTATTAAGTCAAAGTTATCTCTTGAaggatagtagagaaccaggtaCTTTGTGACTTTGAGATACCTCAGgattcttttggcagccttcagatgagattccttgggattagACTAAAACCTGGAACACAATCCCATACAAAACAATATCTGGTCTGCTTGCTGTGAGATACAGAAGTGATCCTATGATACCTCTATACATAGTTTCATTCGCAcgagaaccaggttcatccatgtccAAATGAGTAGCAGTAGAAATGGGGGTATCAGTGATCTTTGATCCTTCCGTATCAAATCTCTTCAGAAGCTCCTTGATGTACTTCTGTTGACTTATCATTGTCCCCTCAATAGTTTGCTAAACTTGCAGTCCCAAGAAGAAATTTAATTCCCCCATCATACTCatctcaaactcacttcccatgagttttgcaaattcctcACACAGTGAATCATTAGTTGCTCCGAAGataatgtcatcaacatagacttgcACAATGAGTAGGTTCCTCCCTTGTTTCTTCAGAAATAAGGTGGGatcaatttttcctcttgtaaagccattttctagaagaaatttggacaacctttcataccaagcacGAGGAGCCTAATTTAGCCCATATAGTGCCTTGTCAAGTTTAAAAACATGCTTAGGATCTTTATGATTCTCAAATGCAAGAGGTTGCTTGACAATGACTTCTTCCTTTAGAAAGCCATTCAGAAAaacacttttgacatccatttggaacaatttgaattccatatgcGACGCAAAGGCAATAAGGATTCTGATTGCCTCCATTCGCGCAACTGGAGCAAAtatttcatcatagtcaatcccttatTCCTTATTGTAACCTTGAACTACCAGCCTTGCCTTGTTTCTGGTTGTGTtaccaaactcatcaagtttatttctgaatacccacctggttcctataataGTTCTGTCAGCAGGTCGTGGAACCAGGTGCCATACACTATTCCTCTCACATTGATGAAGCTCATCTTGCATAGCGGTAATCAAGTCCGCATCTTTcaatgcttctttgatatttttgggctcaatCAGTAGGATAAAGGCTGAGAAGGAAAGCGTGTTTCTTGCCTTTGTTCTGGTTTGAATTCCTGAATCAAGGGGAGTGATCATATTTTCAAGAATAAGTgagcttttgtgtttccagttAGACATCTGAACCTCATTGTGGGATGGTCCAAGTATTTCTGATTGTGATTCTCTCTCTGCATGTGGGGTCCCTTGAACTGCATCAACAACTCTATTTTCAACTTCAGTTGTTGTGATTTGGGAACTGGTTTCCTCTCCATCAGCTAGAGAAATAGCTGCACCATCATCATTTAATTCCTTGACGTGACTCATCATGTCAGTTTTTCCATTTGCcatgtcaatgacttcaccagggATAGTTGACTGTTCTCCCTCTTGATCAATCTTATCATGTGAATCCTTTTCACATGATTggtgagattcatcaaagatcacatgtatactttcctcaacacattgagttctTTTGTTATATACTTCGTAAGCTTTTCTTTGTGATGAATAGTCCAGAAAGATTCTTTCATCACTTTTGGCATTGAACTTTCCAAGTGCTTCCTTACTATTGTTGAGGACAAAACACTTGCAACCAAATGTACTTAGATGTGTCACCTTAGACTTCCTCCCATTTAGCATTTCATATGGAGTTTTGTTCAaaagggacctgatcatgcacctgtttaccaagcaACATGCAGTGTtgatagcttctgcccagaagttgTTTGCAATGCCGTTGTCAATCAACATTGTTCttgccatatcttcaagagtcctattcttcctttccacaacaccattttgttgaggtgttcttggagctGAACAATTatgagtgatgccattttcagCAAAATATTCATCGAATTTGGCATTGTCAAAGTCTGTGCCATGATCCGACCTGATACTTAATACATTATGGCTCATCTTGACTTGGATCCTTTTTACAAATGAAACAAATACTTCAGATGTTTCATCCTTGGACCTGAGAAACAAAGTCCAAGTGAATCTGGAATAGTCATCCACAATAACAAAGATgtacttatttcctcctctacttggcattctcataggtccacatagatccatatgaaggagatcaagtggccttgaggtacggacttcctttttgggcttgaaagAAGAGCTGACTTGCTTTCCTTTTACACATGCATCGCACACCTTGTGATCCTTGAAGCTTGAGTTGGGCAggccacgaaccaggtccttcttgaccAACTTGTTTAATAAAGCTTGCATGACCCAATCTTAGgtgccatagttcagcatcatcatctaAAACACTCAGACAACTAAGATCTCCATTTTGCAGAGATTAAATGTCAGCAACGTCGATGTttttgtatcttttggccaccaaAACCAGCTCACCAGTCACAAGATTTGTGACTGTGCATGTTTTTGACACAAATTCTACCTTGTTTCCCTTGTCACAGATTTGGGAGACACTTAACAAGTTGTCCTTCAACCCATTCACGTAGTACACATTTTTAATTGAGTGAGAAAGAGACTTCTCAATTCTTCCAATTCtcagaatgtatccctttttgtCGTTTCCAAAGGATACATTCCCTCCTTGCATGGCTTTGATTGAAAGGAAATCATTTATGCTTCCAGTCATGTGCTTcgagcaaccactatccatgtaccattgttGGCTGCTCCCTTTCACTGCTCCCTGCACAAGAAAATCAAgggttagacttaggaacccaaataaGTTTGGGTACCTTGTAATGAGGAAAGGGATGAATCAGAACTTATTTTGTCCAAGCAGGCATCACACGAGTTTTATATAAGGGACTAGGTTCTTTAGCAGTAGTTACCCTCTTTTttacaaaaactttatttttctgttgagACTGAAATCTGGCCTTACATGTTTCCTTAAAGTGCCCAGTGGGGATCCAGTTTCTGTCAATAGGGTGATATACCAGATCTCAACAATGCTTCAATCACTGGTGAAATTTAGAAAACCAAGCATGCAGAATGTCCCACACAAATGGCCAGATTTAATAAACATGATGAAGCAGTATACTCCTAAGTTGAAGTACACTAAAGTTCTATGGGAATTTCCTGATCAGGGCTGGATAAAAGTGAATACAGATGGTGCATCGAAAGGAAACCCAGGAAGGAGCTCATTTGGTTATGTTCTGAGAAATGAGGAGGGGAATGTTGTCTATGCATGTGGCAAAGAAATCCAAGAAGGAACAAATATAGAAGCTGAAGTGAGGGCCATCTTGGAAGCTTTGAAGTATTGTGTGGACAATGAATACATACTCACTGATCTACATACAGATTCGATGTTGGTCAATAATGTGATACAAGGGGTGTGGACTACACCATGGACAATTGCAGCAGAAGTGGAGGAGATAAAGGAATTAATGGAAAGCTGTAATGGGAAGTTATCACACACACTCAGATAAGGCAACCAATTAGCAGATCACATTGCTAATTATGCACTAGACACGGGACCTTTGGAATGCTATGGTTTCTGGGATCTGGATGTCAAGGGGAGGAAGATTGCGAATAGTGATAAGTTACAATGTTCATACCTAAGAGTGAAGGTTGCAAAAACCTAGGAAGGGA comes from the Nicotiana tabacum cultivar K326 chromosome 14, ASM71507v2, whole genome shotgun sequence genome and includes:
- the LOC142169171 gene encoding uncharacterized protein LOC142169171 — encoded protein: MISQQKYIKELLKRFDTEGSKITDTPISTATHLDMDEPGSRANETMYRGIIGSLLYLTASRPDIVLYGIVFQGMLMLTMLVIWWIGKALLLEDFSVFSDCVPLLCDNTSALNMAKNPVQHKRTKHIDMRHHFLRDNVDKGLICMKFCSIEDQIADIFTKTLSKERFEKNRMALGLIKSS